The following coding sequences lie in one Peribacillus frigoritolerans genomic window:
- a CDS encoding alpha-ketoacid dehydrogenase subunit beta, which translates to MSRKISMSQAINEAMAMAMRKDENVILMGEDVAGGAEVDHLQDDEAWGGVLGVTKGLVQEFGRDRILDTPIAEAGYMGAAMAAASTGLRPIAELMFNDFIGSCLDEVLNQGAKFRYMFGGKAQVPVTIRTMHGAGFRAAAQHSQSLYALFTSIPGLKVVVPSSPYDAKGLLLSAIEDNDPVIFFEDKTLYNMVGEVPEGYYTIPIGKAEIKRKGSDLTVVAIGKQVHTAMEAAEKLTAKGIEVEIVDPRSLSPLDEESILSSVAKTNRLIVIDEANPRCSVATDIAALVADKGFDTLDAPIKRITAPHTPVPFSPPLEDIYLPTSEKVIQVVSELLGEPSILGV; encoded by the coding sequence ATGAGTAGAAAAATCAGTATGTCACAAGCAATAAATGAAGCAATGGCCATGGCAATGAGAAAAGACGAAAATGTCATCCTTATGGGAGAAGATGTAGCCGGCGGTGCAGAAGTCGATCATTTGCAGGATGACGAAGCATGGGGTGGTGTTTTAGGTGTCACAAAAGGATTGGTTCAAGAGTTTGGCCGGGATAGAATCCTCGATACACCCATTGCGGAAGCAGGATATATGGGAGCGGCCATGGCAGCCGCTTCGACAGGCTTACGACCGATTGCCGAGTTAATGTTCAACGATTTCATTGGCAGCTGTTTGGATGAAGTATTGAATCAAGGTGCGAAGTTCCGCTATATGTTTGGCGGAAAAGCACAGGTTCCCGTGACGATCCGTACGATGCATGGTGCAGGGTTCAGGGCTGCAGCTCAGCATTCACAAAGCCTCTATGCTTTGTTCACCAGCATTCCTGGATTGAAGGTCGTCGTTCCCTCATCCCCCTATGACGCAAAAGGGCTCTTACTTTCAGCCATTGAAGATAATGACCCTGTCATCTTTTTTGAAGATAAAACGCTATACAACATGGTAGGGGAGGTTCCGGAAGGCTACTATACAATCCCAATCGGCAAAGCTGAAATTAAAAGGAAAGGCTCGGATTTGACGGTCGTTGCCATCGGTAAACAAGTTCACACCGCGATGGAGGCTGCTGAAAAACTCACAGCTAAAGGCATTGAAGTTGAGATTGTCGACCCGCGGAGCTTGTCACCACTGGATGAAGAATCGATACTCTCCTCTGTGGCAAAAACAAATCGTTTGATTGTGATCGATGAAGCGAACCCAAGATGCAGCGTCGCTACGGATATTGCCGCACTGGTGGCGGATAAAGGATTTGACACGCTCGATGCACCAATTAAGAGGATTACGGCACCACATACACCTGTTCCTTTTTCTCCACCGCTAGAAGATATTTACCTTCCAACATCGGAAAAAGTGATACAAGTCGTTTCAGAATTATTGGGGGAACCTTCCATTCTTGGGGTGTAA
- the lpdA gene encoding dihydrolipoyl dehydrogenase: MNRIAIIGGGPAGYVAAITAAQQDKEVILVVDGPMGGTCLNEGCMPTKSLLKSADTYDLVKNAGQMGIRLPPNSIEVDWDTVQERKRDVISKLVNGIRYLMSKNKIKVIQGRASILSSNLLRIENGNKNEVIEASKIIISTGSEPIPLPYAPFDGEWIIHSGHAMSLPAIPDSLLIVGGGVIGCEFASIYSRLGTKVTVIEMGEKLLPGEDDDITSILHDELKNQGVTVHTSTSVKNINTTSKTVYLENSEGKLEEMIADYVLVSIGRKPRVNGIGLEGNDIDFSRLGISVDDRMQTSNPSIYACGDVIGGIQLAHVAFHEGRVAALNACGQFAQVNYRAIPRCIYTSPEIASVGLTEKEARRKYGEIKVGEFAFSANGKAVLSNKPVGKVKVLVNPQYNEILGFSIVGQHATELIGQGTVMLHAEITADMMEDLVAAHPTLSESIHEALLNVVGQAVHC, translated from the coding sequence TTGAATCGTATAGCTATTATAGGCGGAGGTCCTGCAGGGTATGTAGCGGCAATCACTGCTGCCCAGCAGGATAAGGAGGTCATATTGGTAGTCGATGGGCCAATGGGGGGCACCTGTTTAAATGAAGGCTGCATGCCAACGAAGTCATTATTGAAAAGTGCCGATACGTATGACTTGGTGAAAAATGCCGGGCAAATGGGAATTCGCCTTCCCCCCAATTCGATAGAAGTCGATTGGGATACCGTACAGGAACGAAAGAGAGATGTCATATCTAAGCTAGTGAACGGCATTAGATATTTAATGAGTAAGAATAAAATAAAGGTCATTCAGGGAAGGGCTTCCATCCTTTCAAGCAATCTACTGCGGATCGAGAACGGAAATAAAAATGAAGTAATTGAAGCAAGTAAGATTATCATTTCAACGGGGTCAGAACCGATTCCACTACCTTATGCGCCGTTTGATGGTGAATGGATCATCCACAGTGGCCATGCCATGTCACTTCCTGCCATTCCCGATTCGCTGCTAATTGTCGGAGGCGGCGTCATCGGATGTGAATTTGCCAGTATTTATAGCAGGCTGGGCACCAAGGTCACCGTTATCGAAATGGGGGAAAAGCTGCTTCCAGGGGAAGATGATGATATCACAAGCATTCTCCATGACGAATTGAAAAACCAAGGCGTTACAGTCCATACCTCCACATCAGTCAAAAACATCAATACAACCAGTAAGACGGTATATTTAGAGAATAGCGAAGGCAAATTGGAAGAAATGATTGCTGATTACGTACTCGTATCAATAGGAAGAAAACCAAGAGTGAACGGAATAGGCTTAGAGGGAAACGATATTGATTTTTCCCGACTTGGCATTTCGGTGGATGATCGAATGCAAACAAGCAATCCATCGATTTATGCCTGCGGTGATGTGATAGGAGGCATACAACTTGCCCATGTTGCTTTTCATGAAGGGCGAGTGGCAGCTCTGAATGCCTGCGGTCAATTTGCACAAGTGAATTACCGGGCAATACCTCGCTGCATTTATACCTCCCCGGAGATTGCCAGTGTAGGCTTGACCGAAAAAGAAGCGCGTAGAAAATATGGAGAGATTAAAGTTGGTGAATTCGCTTTTTCGGCAAACGGGAAAGCTGTCCTTTCCAATAAACCGGTAGGAAAGGTCAAAGTCCTAGTGAACCCACAATATAATGAAATTCTAGGTTTTTCCATTGTTGGTCAGCACGCAACAGAATTGATTGGTCAAGGAACGGTCATGCTGCATGCAGAAATAACGGCAGATATGATGGAAGATTTAGTAGCGGCACATCCAACCTTGTCGGAATCCATACATGAAGCTCTTTTAAATGTTGTAGGTCAAGCTGTGCATTGCTAA
- a CDS encoding acetoin reductase — protein MASGQRTAVVTGAGRGIGRAIALRLAQDGLNVVINDVNLDTAESVVIEIRELGRESFAVKADVSNRREVFEMVKQVVERFGQLDVMVSNAGIAQIKPLLEVTQEDLEQIFNINVNGVLFCLQAAAEQMKKQEGGKIISAASIASYKGFSLLGTYSATKFAVRGITQAAAQELAQFGITVNAYCPGIVGTQMWDLIDEKMGQYMNLAKGETFKKFTDSITLGRSETPEDVAKFVSYLASPDSDYMTGQSIMIDGGVIFS, from the coding sequence ATGGCTAGCGGTCAACGGACGGCGGTAGTCACTGGTGCAGGTCGTGGTATCGGACGTGCCATTGCATTAAGATTAGCTCAAGATGGATTGAATGTGGTCATTAATGACGTCAATCTGGATACGGCTGAATCGGTCGTGATTGAGATTAGGGAACTTGGACGTGAAAGCTTTGCCGTTAAAGCGGATGTAAGCAATAGACGGGAAGTATTCGAGATGGTGAAGCAAGTTGTGGAACGTTTTGGACAACTGGATGTTATGGTTTCAAATGCAGGAATTGCACAAATAAAGCCTCTGTTGGAAGTAACTCAAGAGGATCTGGAACAGATTTTCAATATAAATGTAAATGGTGTCCTCTTTTGTCTGCAAGCCGCGGCTGAACAAATGAAAAAGCAAGAAGGCGGGAAAATCATAAGTGCTGCCAGCATCGCCAGTTATAAAGGTTTTAGCTTACTAGGTACATACTCGGCCACGAAATTTGCCGTAAGAGGAATTACACAAGCGGCAGCACAGGAATTGGCCCAGTTTGGCATTACGGTGAATGCATATTGTCCAGGAATTGTCGGGACGCAAATGTGGGATTTAATCGATGAAAAAATGGGTCAATATATGAATCTTGCTAAAGGGGAAACATTTAAAAAGTTTACAGATTCCATAACCTTAGGACGCTCCGAAACCCCAGAAGATGTGGCGAAATTCGTCTCTTACCTCGCTTCACCGGATTCGGATTATATGACAGGGCAATCCATCATGATTGATGGAGGAGTTATTTTCTCATAA
- a CDS encoding dihydrolipoamide acetyltransferase family protein — translation MAVEVVMPKLGMAMKEGTVSLWSKAVGDPVEKGEAIASINSEKIEMEIESPAEGTILNIAVQEGQGVPPGTVICHIGNPNEKIKIDEPVAKETQSKIAVQEKPKTKDSPILPMGDRLMITPVARKMAQAANLDIEKIQGTGPGGRITKEDVQKVIEKRDSMPVNTEKSIVSPPQPALDSPQQIPVTGMRNIIAKRMKESLQSSAQLTITMKVDVTDLVILQKQAAEALQKHESTKLTITDFIAKAVVISLKEHPKMNSAYIEDNIILYEHIHLGLAVALENGLVVPVIRNAENYTLRQLSNKGKELARCARDSQLPIEDMQGSTFTISNLGAFGVEHFTPILNTPETGILGIGSAYDTPLYIGEELERRTILPLSLTFDHRVLDGAPAAAFLQTLKRYLEEPITVIL, via the coding sequence ATGGCTGTCGAAGTGGTAATGCCGAAATTGGGCATGGCAATGAAAGAAGGCACTGTTTCGTTATGGAGTAAGGCTGTTGGGGACCCAGTCGAAAAAGGTGAAGCAATTGCCAGCATCAATTCAGAGAAAATAGAAATGGAAATTGAATCTCCAGCTGAAGGTACGATTCTGAATATAGCTGTTCAAGAAGGACAAGGAGTACCTCCAGGAACCGTTATCTGTCATATCGGCAATCCGAATGAAAAAATAAAGATCGATGAACCTGTTGCAAAAGAAACACAGTCGAAAATTGCTGTACAAGAAAAGCCGAAAACAAAAGACTCACCCATTTTGCCAATGGGAGATCGATTGATGATCACCCCGGTTGCGCGAAAAATGGCACAGGCAGCGAATCTTGACATCGAGAAGATACAAGGTACGGGGCCAGGCGGAAGAATCACAAAAGAAGATGTACAGAAAGTAATTGAGAAAAGGGATTCCATGCCGGTAAATACAGAAAAAAGCATAGTTTCCCCACCCCAACCTGCTTTAGATAGTCCGCAGCAGATTCCTGTTACGGGCATGAGGAACATCATCGCTAAACGTATGAAGGAGAGCTTGCAAAGCAGTGCCCAATTAACTATAACGATGAAAGTGGATGTCACTGATCTAGTCATTTTGCAAAAACAGGCTGCTGAAGCACTGCAAAAACATGAATCAACTAAATTGACTATAACGGACTTTATTGCCAAGGCTGTCGTGATTTCACTTAAAGAGCATCCTAAAATGAATAGTGCTTATATTGAAGATAACATCATTTTGTATGAGCATATCCATCTTGGATTAGCGGTGGCCTTGGAGAATGGACTCGTTGTTCCCGTCATAAGAAATGCCGAAAATTATACCTTAAGGCAGTTATCGAATAAGGGGAAGGAATTGGCCCGATGTGCACGTGACTCTCAATTGCCTATTGAAGACATGCAAGGGTCCACTTTTACAATCAGTAACCTCGGGGCATTTGGAGTTGAGCACTTTACACCGATTCTCAATACACCGGAAACGGGGATACTCGGAATTGGATCTGCTTACGATACCCCGCTTTATATTGGCGAAGAACTGGAGAGGAGAACGATCCTGCCACTCAGTTTAACTTTTGATCACCGTGTACTCGACGGGGCACCCGCTGCTGCCTTTTTACAAACACTAAAACGGTATTTAGAAGAGCCGATCACCGTGATTTTATAG